In the genome of Coraliomargarita algicola, one region contains:
- a CDS encoding DEAD/DEAH box helicase, translating into MSSRLSSRVYNNAALEVWFDNVGLDWEQSFSREALRRGREIYRKGQISGVELANDEAIVHCQFARKDTCYAVIEWTPQGPKVRSSIDDNALGDAVAVAGLYEVEELIADEIDPLPYEPKSVAEEEEQAEADATEVVVETAPARRLTPKLEGLPAGLRLTAYWTNADFSHEPAFRSDEVPMHSAEREALVRLTAKARDAGFQFRRESNDYILYDPERIAPFFSHTRKRWEDVFNFIDLDLEAQRMAEGVRDVKVVGRVESAGKEQMRVDWRLKLGRHWLDPEDAERLAKAGRGTHVVRGLGLVRIGEEQSAALAEWHVAAAANFEEAQTWPRYMVFSLFSERGAELDLEEELSEWRNHLLEQASDDELALPEFLRDYQAQGVRWMAKLRELGCHGLLADEMGLGKTLQVLTLLHHYPYHNKDSLIVCPASVVPVWESEARRWYPEIQTEILSSGNDFSQKSLGAPRLWIASYTQLRRHKHLLDAAEFGYAVLDEAQQIKNPDAKVTQACCSILAECRLALTGTPIENRLLDLWTLFRFLMPGLLGSRRRFEEALDSPITKFRETFAKRLRQQLTPFILRRQKDKVGKDLPPKVEMDLICPITALQRQTYENLLERGRDELGDDLQSAMQTQSMHFFSLLTRLRQACCDPGLIPEVHADIQQSGKIQMLLTRLEDALSGDGARKVVIFSQFVSLLKRLKPLLKETFPKVALLELSGRTKNRAKPVDTFQQTQGPAVILVSLRAGGTGITLHAADYVFLLDPWWNPAVESQAVDRVHRIGQDRRVFVYRMITQGTIEERIQHLKKEKRELFESTLGHLGSAKDLAEHFGDLEDLAKLLPS; encoded by the coding sequence ATGTCTTCGCGTTTATCCAGTCGTGTTTATAATAATGCCGCCCTTGAAGTGTGGTTTGATAATGTGGGCCTGGATTGGGAGCAGTCCTTCTCTAGGGAAGCCTTGCGGCGTGGGCGCGAGATCTATCGCAAGGGGCAAATTTCTGGCGTAGAGTTGGCCAACGACGAGGCGATCGTGCATTGCCAGTTTGCACGTAAAGACACGTGTTATGCGGTCATTGAATGGACGCCTCAGGGGCCGAAGGTTCGCAGTTCCATCGATGATAATGCACTGGGAGATGCAGTGGCAGTTGCTGGACTTTATGAAGTCGAAGAGTTGATCGCGGACGAGATTGACCCACTTCCATATGAGCCAAAGTCAGTCGCAGAGGAGGAAGAGCAGGCTGAAGCAGATGCCACGGAAGTCGTCGTGGAGACGGCACCTGCTCGTCGTTTGACGCCTAAGCTCGAAGGCCTCCCCGCCGGACTCAGGCTGACGGCTTACTGGACCAATGCGGACTTTTCCCATGAGCCAGCATTTCGTAGCGATGAAGTGCCGATGCACTCTGCGGAGCGAGAAGCTCTTGTGCGACTCACTGCGAAGGCTCGCGATGCGGGTTTTCAATTCCGGCGAGAGTCCAACGATTATATCCTTTACGATCCCGAGCGGATTGCGCCATTTTTTAGCCATACACGCAAGCGTTGGGAGGATGTTTTCAACTTCATCGATCTTGATTTAGAAGCGCAGCGAATGGCCGAAGGCGTGCGTGATGTCAAAGTGGTTGGGCGCGTGGAGTCTGCTGGCAAAGAACAAATGCGTGTGGATTGGCGCTTGAAGCTTGGTCGGCATTGGTTGGATCCAGAAGATGCAGAGCGGTTGGCCAAAGCAGGGCGAGGCACCCATGTCGTAAGAGGGCTCGGGTTGGTGCGTATCGGTGAGGAGCAGTCGGCTGCACTAGCGGAGTGGCATGTGGCTGCAGCGGCGAATTTCGAAGAGGCGCAGACCTGGCCGCGCTATATGGTTTTTTCCCTCTTTAGCGAACGCGGCGCAGAACTCGACCTTGAGGAAGAACTGTCCGAGTGGCGTAATCATTTACTCGAGCAAGCTTCCGACGACGAGCTAGCATTACCTGAGTTCTTACGCGATTATCAAGCGCAAGGCGTGCGTTGGATGGCGAAGCTGCGCGAACTTGGCTGTCATGGCTTGTTGGCCGATGAAATGGGGCTTGGTAAGACCTTGCAGGTGTTGACGCTATTACACCATTATCCTTACCATAATAAGGATAGTCTGATAGTATGTCCCGCCAGTGTCGTCCCCGTGTGGGAGAGTGAAGCGCGGCGCTGGTATCCCGAAATTCAAACAGAGATTCTTTCCAGCGGAAACGACTTTTCTCAAAAGAGCCTAGGCGCCCCCCGCCTATGGATCGCGAGCTATACGCAGCTGCGCCGACATAAGCATTTGTTAGACGCCGCCGAATTTGGTTATGCCGTGCTGGACGAAGCACAGCAGATTAAAAACCCCGATGCTAAAGTGACCCAAGCCTGCTGTTCGATTTTGGCCGAATGTCGACTCGCACTGACAGGGACGCCGATTGAAAACCGCTTATTAGACCTCTGGACGCTCTTTCGATTTTTGATGCCAGGCTTGCTCGGCTCGCGGCGCCGCTTCGAGGAAGCACTCGATTCCCCAATTACCAAATTTCGCGAGACCTTTGCCAAGCGTTTACGGCAGCAATTGACCCCATTCATCCTACGCCGTCAAAAAGATAAAGTCGGCAAGGATCTACCGCCCAAGGTCGAGATGGACTTGATTTGTCCTATAACAGCGCTGCAGCGCCAAACCTATGAGAATCTACTCGAGCGTGGTCGAGATGAATTGGGCGACGACTTGCAGTCGGCCATGCAGACACAGTCGATGCATTTCTTCTCTCTGCTCACACGCTTGCGCCAAGCCTGCTGCGATCCCGGCCTCATCCCCGAGGTGCATGCAGACATTCAGCAAAGCGGCAAAATACAAATGCTACTGACGCGTCTGGAAGATGCGCTCAGTGGCGACGGCGCACGCAAGGTCGTAATTTTTAGTCAGTTCGTTAGCCTGCTCAAGCGGCTAAAGCCACTACTGAAAGAGACCTTTCCCAAGGTGGCCCTACTCGAATTGAGCGGGCGCACTAAGAACCGGGCAAAACCAGTTGATACCTTTCAGCAGACACAAGGGCCCGCAGTCATCTTAGTCAGTTTACGAGCCGGGGGCACAGGTATCACCCTACATGCGGCAGATTATGTTTTTTTACTAGATCCATGGTGGAATCCCGCTGTCGAGAGCCAAGCAGTCGATCGCGTGCATCGCATCGGCCAAGATCGCCGCGTATTCGTCTACCGGATGATTACACAAGGCACCATCGAAGAGCGCATACAGCACCTCAAAAAGGAAAAACGCGAACTCTTCGAGAGCACCCTAGGCCATCTAGGCAGCGCCAAAGACCTAGCCGAACATTTCGGCGATCTCGAAGACCTCGCAAAGTTACTTCCATCGTAG
- a CDS encoding transposase has protein sequence MKVRRTKVHGRDAVYHCMTRVVNGERLFQGREKEMLRKMIWQVADFCGVQVLTYCVMSNHFHVLLRVPDRQQVDDAELMRRYQVLYPKPTKYQAASVKVLRSQLEADSEEAQLLRAKLLARMGDVSEYMKAVKQRFSVWFNRNHKRYGTLWADRFKSVLVEGHGNPLQTMAAYIDLNPVRAGLVEDPKDYRFCGYAEAVASLGLMSSGGTEDSKSKVDARMGCRAGLLHVWGDTCRRGLVWQRP, from the coding sequence ATGAAGGTTCGTCGCACAAAGGTTCATGGTCGCGATGCGGTTTATCATTGCATGACGCGGGTGGTGAATGGGGAGCGCTTGTTCCAGGGGCGTGAGAAGGAGATGCTGCGTAAGATGATCTGGCAGGTGGCTGATTTTTGCGGGGTGCAGGTGCTGACTTATTGTGTGATGTCGAATCACTTTCACGTGCTTTTGCGTGTGCCGGATCGTCAGCAGGTGGATGATGCTGAGTTGATGCGCCGCTATCAGGTGCTGTACCCGAAACCTACCAAGTATCAGGCGGCTTCGGTCAAGGTGCTGCGCTCTCAGTTGGAGGCTGACTCTGAGGAGGCGCAGCTGTTGCGCGCGAAACTGTTGGCGCGGATGGGCGATGTCTCTGAATATATGAAGGCGGTGAAGCAGCGTTTTTCAGTCTGGTTTAATCGTAATCATAAGCGCTATGGCACTCTGTGGGCGGACCGTTTTAAGTCGGTCTTGGTCGAGGGGCATGGCAATCCGCTGCAAACGATGGCGGCTTATATTGATCTGAATCCGGTGCGTGCGGGGCTGGTGGAGGATCCTAAGGATTATCGTTTCTGCGGCTACGCGGAGGCGGTGGCGTCGCTTGGCTTAATGAGCTCAGGGGGCACAGAAGACTCCAAGTCGAAGGTGGACGCTCGGATGGGATGTCGAGCTGGTTTGTTACATGTTTGGGGTGACACTTGTCGTCGGGGGCTGGTTTGGCAGAGGCCTTGA
- a CDS encoding HAD-IIB family hydrolase, translating into MNHFNPEAKIAPTVLATDLDGTLIPLPDSPKHPGDLRALSQALSSSNAKLVFATGRHYESVVEAMQQYDLPSPEWIVCDVGSAIYKRIGDSFKVFTAYEAHLEQSSGGVDRQAVEEALFTIEGLELQPPDHQQRFKISYQSAADTVTRLVDNISQRLKQAQLPYDCMGSLDPFLNCGLIDVMPRGVSKAYALLWLSTHADFRPDEVIYSGDSGNDYAALVSGFRAIIVANASEGLADKVHVALAERSLQERLYLAEHTATSGVLEGCRHFGLV; encoded by the coding sequence ATGAATCATTTCAACCCCGAAGCCAAAATCGCACCCACCGTGCTCGCGACTGATCTCGATGGGACACTCATTCCCTTGCCCGATAGCCCGAAGCACCCCGGCGACTTACGAGCGCTCAGTCAGGCACTTTCCAGCTCGAACGCAAAGCTGGTGTTTGCCACCGGACGGCATTACGAATCGGTCGTCGAGGCCATGCAGCAATACGACCTCCCCTCTCCCGAATGGATCGTCTGCGATGTAGGCAGCGCGATTTATAAACGCATCGGCGACAGCTTTAAAGTATTCACCGCTTACGAAGCACATCTAGAACAAAGTTCCGGTGGCGTCGACCGCCAAGCTGTCGAAGAAGCTCTATTCACAATCGAAGGGCTCGAATTGCAACCGCCCGACCATCAACAACGCTTTAAGATCAGCTATCAATCTGCAGCGGACACGGTGACTCGCTTAGTCGATAACATCAGCCAACGCCTCAAACAAGCTCAACTACCCTACGACTGCATGGGAAGCCTCGATCCATTTCTAAATTGCGGGCTGATTGATGTCATGCCGCGGGGCGTATCTAAAGCCTACGCCTTACTCTGGTTGAGCACCCACGCCGACTTTCGCCCCGACGAAGTCATCTACTCAGGCGACTCAGGAAATGATTACGCCGCACTCGTCAGTGGGTTCCGTGCCATCATTGTGGCAAATGCCAGCGAAGGGCTCGCCGATAAAGTGCATGTAGCACTGGCAGAACGCTCATTACAAGAACGGCTATATTTAGCGGAGCACACCGCCACCAGCGGTGTATTAGAAGGCTGCCGACACTTCGGCTTAGTCTAA
- a CDS encoding glycosyltransferase, whose translation MVKETGIRIALISLHGLIRGEELELGRDEDTGGQTRYVLELARALSEREDVDRVDLITRQIIDDKVSDDYAKLEEPIADKAYIVRIPFGPKRYLSKSKLWPYMEMFVDQCLNHFQRTRTVPDVIHGHYADAGYGGGQLARLLGIPFVFTGHSLGRVKRQRLEESGLSAEKIESRYAISTRIEAEEFALETCSLICTSTRQEVREQYEQYENYIPERMEVIPPGVDLSNFRAPREDDEPSQLVQDVRRFLYQPDKPMLVAMARPDERKNLEMLVKTYGESPQLQREANLVLIMGSS comes from the coding sequence ATGGTTAAAGAAACAGGAATCCGAATCGCATTGATCAGCCTACATGGTTTGATTCGTGGGGAAGAACTTGAATTGGGGCGTGATGAAGACACGGGCGGGCAGACGCGCTATGTGCTCGAATTAGCCCGTGCGTTGTCAGAACGTGAGGATGTGGATCGGGTGGATTTGATTACCCGTCAGATTATAGATGATAAAGTGTCGGATGATTATGCTAAACTGGAGGAGCCTATCGCAGATAAGGCTTATATCGTGCGTATTCCCTTTGGTCCCAAGCGCTATTTAAGTAAGTCGAAGTTGTGGCCTTACATGGAGATGTTTGTGGATCAATGCCTCAACCACTTTCAGCGGACGCGTACGGTGCCGGATGTGATTCATGGGCACTATGCGGATGCGGGCTATGGCGGAGGACAGTTGGCACGCTTGCTGGGAATTCCATTTGTTTTTACAGGGCATTCGTTAGGACGCGTGAAGCGACAGCGTTTAGAAGAATCTGGTCTGAGTGCGGAGAAAATCGAGTCTCGCTACGCGATCTCCACGCGCATTGAGGCCGAGGAGTTTGCATTGGAGACATGTTCACTTATTTGCACCAGCACGCGGCAGGAGGTGAGAGAACAATACGAGCAATATGAAAACTATATTCCCGAGCGTATGGAAGTGATTCCGCCGGGCGTCGATCTGAGTAACTTTCGTGCGCCACGTGAGGATGATGAGCCCTCGCAGTTGGTCCAGGATGTGCGCCGCTTCTTGTATCAGCCGGATAAGCCTATGTTGGTAGCTATGGCCCGGCCTGATGAGCGTAAAAATCTGGAGATGCTTGTAAAGACCTATGGAGAGTCGCCGCAGTTACAGCGTGAGGCGAACTTGGTGCTGATTATGGGGTCCTCGTGA
- a CDS encoding HAD-IIB family hydrolase: protein MPPGQRTVLGNVLTLIDVYDLYGKVAYPKQHKADDVATLYREITKSRGVFVNAAMTEPFGLTLLEAAASGAPIVATNDGGPNDIIANCKNGALVDPFDSKSIEKALLHALIEPSQWDEWSRAGLENVNKFYSWQRHVTRYLRDVKEVLKDADTPAPIARGRKSRRLPQVDRLIIADIDNTLTGNEAAMEDFFRLISEAEDNIGFGIATGRRYEDVIPLMESLNIPNPEILITSVGTEIYYGKNYTLDTSWRKHINFRWQPQHIHEVLDQVDGLYLQEESEQSTFKISYKVDFSIAPKLPHIKRILREHGVRAKCIVSLGMFLDIIPCRAGSGLSIRHMAFKWGFPLEHILVAGDSGNDEGMLAGNTLGVVVGNYSRELEKLRKYPRVYFAEQHHAAGIIEGIEYYNFFDQITIPNEKLTVSEDA, encoded by the coding sequence ATGCCGCCCGGGCAGCGCACCGTGCTGGGCAATGTGCTGACGCTGATCGATGTGTATGATCTTTACGGCAAGGTTGCCTATCCGAAGCAGCATAAGGCCGACGATGTCGCTACACTTTATCGGGAGATCACTAAATCCCGCGGCGTCTTTGTAAATGCGGCGATGACGGAGCCGTTTGGTCTCACACTGCTTGAGGCGGCGGCGAGTGGTGCACCCATTGTGGCGACTAATGATGGCGGTCCAAACGATATTATAGCGAACTGTAAGAACGGCGCATTGGTCGATCCATTCGATTCGAAATCAATTGAGAAGGCTCTGTTACATGCATTGATCGAGCCCAGCCAATGGGATGAATGGTCACGTGCCGGACTGGAGAATGTGAATAAATTCTACTCTTGGCAGCGACATGTGACTCGCTACTTGCGGGATGTCAAAGAAGTGCTCAAAGACGCCGATACGCCCGCACCGATTGCTCGCGGGCGCAAGAGTCGTCGTTTACCGCAAGTCGATCGTTTGATCATTGCTGATATCGATAATACTTTGACCGGTAACGAAGCAGCGATGGAAGACTTTTTCCGCCTGATCAGTGAGGCGGAAGATAATATTGGTTTTGGTATCGCGACAGGCCGCCGCTATGAGGATGTGATTCCGCTGATGGAGTCGCTAAATATACCTAATCCGGAAATCCTCATTACCTCGGTCGGTACTGAGATTTATTATGGCAAAAATTATACATTGGATACGAGTTGGCGTAAGCACATCAACTTTCGTTGGCAGCCTCAACATATTCATGAAGTTTTGGATCAGGTAGATGGTCTCTACCTGCAGGAAGAAAGTGAGCAATCCACTTTTAAGATCAGCTACAAGGTCGACTTCTCGATCGCCCCCAAGCTGCCGCATATTAAACGCATCCTGCGCGAGCATGGCGTTCGTGCAAAGTGTATCGTGTCCCTGGGCATGTTTTTGGATATCATACCCTGTCGCGCTGGAAGTGGGCTAAGTATTCGTCACATGGCGTTTAAGTGGGGCTTCCCGCTGGAGCACATTTTGGTGGCGGGTGATTCTGGTAATGACGAAGGGATGCTCGCTGGCAACACGCTAGGCGTGGTGGTGGGCAACTATAGCCGTGAGCTTGAAAAGCTACGCAAGTATCCGCGCGTTTATTTTGCCGAGCAACATCATGCCGCGGGTATCATCGAGGGGATCGAGTATTACAATTTCTTTGATCAGATCACGATTCCCAACGAAAAATTGACAGTCAGTGAGGATGCCTGA
- a CDS encoding secretin N-terminal domain-containing protein produces the protein MIRLSILSLSALIALTTLTFAQERIAPAPQLTGEITPAEPELKEPDAMIGELILVEDTADQVLTLLEQMTDKIILRRQDLPVSKFTFNSRGALTKREAVLAIESLLTLNGIMLTDMGGRFMKAVPATNVNTHVPQMLAGSTLALDPSQQIYAKLFKLDYLNATEAAAPLVQNLVSQNSSILPFPKSNALLITDALINLQRIENILDEADQPQIVREQIKFIKLDYVQASEMQDRLENLIEGPLNSYLEGNTSVTADERTNQLILITHPGNLEIILDVIESVDVDAAPLTGSEVFQLRQAKAEEVVPIIEDIISGQEEGREEDAKVARENESNNARRNNNGNNNNNDNNTPQAPTPSSVTSNSSEANSSLQFSNFVGLSADERTNSIVAYGTQQDLKTLRELIEKIDIPLPQVLIEAVITQVTLSENQSSGLSSLGFTYDGATQTFSSIVAGTADGLSFSGGAISLDNPSDFTLSTAIAPTNGDSDTRVLSAPRIVVSHNEEGIINVSKSQPIITGSTNYSDSTSTSSTVEYRDIGIKLTVTPLIGADGTVQMVIEQTVENVVDTVTIDGNDQPVIGVREATSTISVKDGQIVVLGGLQENKGANSNSYYPIIGRLPVFKSIFGNSSDDYDRTEIIIFIRPTVLENPDKADKVSKNYIEGAAETEVIKQYIETSTTSDIYLKGSKFEEKEEPVKEKSGKSTPRSLRR, from the coding sequence ATGATCCGTCTTTCCATTCTCAGCCTCAGCGCCCTCATTGCGCTCACCACTCTTACCTTCGCGCAAGAGAGAATCGCCCCAGCGCCCCAGCTTACTGGCGAAATCACTCCAGCCGAGCCCGAACTCAAAGAGCCCGACGCCATGATCGGAGAGCTCATACTAGTCGAAGACACCGCCGACCAAGTGCTCACCCTACTGGAGCAGATGACAGATAAGATCATCCTTCGTCGTCAGGATCTGCCGGTTTCTAAATTCACCTTCAACTCCCGCGGCGCACTGACTAAACGGGAAGCTGTGCTCGCCATCGAAAGCTTGCTCACTCTGAACGGCATAATGCTCACCGACATGGGCGGCCGCTTTATGAAAGCCGTGCCCGCCACCAACGTAAACACCCACGTCCCACAGATGCTGGCCGGCAGCACCCTCGCACTGGATCCAAGTCAACAAATTTACGCCAAACTCTTCAAGCTCGACTACCTCAACGCCACAGAGGCCGCCGCCCCCCTCGTTCAAAACCTGGTCTCACAAAACTCCAGCATCCTGCCCTTTCCCAAATCCAACGCGCTGCTCATTACCGACGCTCTCATCAACTTGCAGCGCATCGAAAACATTCTCGACGAAGCCGACCAACCGCAAATCGTCCGCGAACAAATCAAATTCATCAAGCTCGACTATGTGCAAGCCTCCGAGATGCAAGATCGATTGGAAAATCTAATCGAAGGCCCCCTCAACAGCTACCTCGAAGGCAATACCAGTGTCACCGCCGACGAGCGCACCAACCAACTGATCCTCATCACCCACCCCGGCAACCTCGAAATCATCTTGGACGTCATTGAGAGCGTTGACGTCGATGCCGCGCCTCTAACTGGCAGCGAAGTCTTCCAACTCCGCCAAGCCAAAGCCGAAGAAGTCGTCCCCATCATCGAAGACATCATTTCCGGGCAAGAAGAAGGCCGTGAAGAGGACGCTAAAGTTGCCCGCGAAAACGAAAGCAACAACGCCCGTCGCAACAATAACGGTAACAACAATAATAACGATAATAACACCCCACAGGCGCCCACTCCCAGCAGCGTGACCAGTAACAGCAGCGAAGCCAACAGCTCACTACAATTTTCCAACTTCGTAGGCCTCTCCGCCGACGAGCGCACCAACTCCATAGTCGCCTACGGCACCCAACAAGATCTCAAAACTCTCCGCGAACTGATCGAGAAAATCGATATCCCACTGCCACAAGTGCTGATCGAAGCAGTGATTACCCAAGTCACGCTGAGCGAAAACCAATCCAGTGGCTTGAGCAGCCTCGGTTTCACTTACGACGGTGCAACTCAAACATTCAGTTCCATTGTTGCGGGCACGGCTGATGGACTCAGCTTCTCCGGTGGAGCGATCAGCCTCGATAATCCTTCAGACTTCACACTCTCCACTGCAATCGCCCCCACCAATGGAGACAGTGACACACGTGTGCTTTCTGCTCCACGCATCGTAGTCAGTCACAACGAGGAAGGCATCATCAACGTTAGTAAATCGCAACCAATCATCACTGGTAGCACAAATTACAGCGACAGCACCTCCACCAGCAGCACGGTCGAATACCGCGACATCGGCATAAAACTCACCGTCACCCCGCTCATCGGCGCCGACGGCACGGTCCAAATGGTCATCGAACAAACCGTCGAAAACGTCGTCGACACCGTCACAATCGATGGGAATGACCAACCCGTCATCGGTGTGCGCGAAGCCACCTCTACCATCAGCGTCAAAGACGGGCAAATCGTCGTCTTAGGTGGCCTACAAGAAAACAAAGGGGCGAACAGCAACAGCTACTACCCAATAATAGGTCGCCTGCCCGTGTTCAAAAGCATATTTGGCAATTCTTCCGATGACTACGATCGCACTGAAATCATCATTTTCATCCGTCCGACCGTTTTAGAGAATCCAGACAAAGCAGACAAAGTCTCGAAAAATTATATCGAAGGAGCTGCTGAAACCGAAGTCATCAAACAATACATCGAGACGAGCACCACATCAGACATTTACCTCAAAGGCAGTAAATTTGAAGAAAAAGAAGAGCCTGTAAAAGAGAAGTCAGGTAAATCCACCCCCCGTTCACTCCGCCGCTAA
- a CDS encoding general secretion pathway protein GspK, translated as MNVNSKQRQGKTWRASALAPVQRPSARQIPTPALASQHPTPHSPLPTPHSRRSRVLASQRQQGSVLIAVLAITLLLSFIISRFIDEAIDDLEYRAIFNEPSDVRSFTYSMLEVALATVYEVGLIDEGKLFAPEQGWADPIHYAGITVPNGWSVDIQIQDESGKLPINTMSEDMLNNMLEESFDFDFGTARELSSMLLDWIDENDSRRLNGAESDDYLRRDPPYRAANAPLQSLEELRLIEIWEDEFFDEDGQPNELFAQLDSMVSVLHTGAANLNSSPQSVLELLAQQDGYDEDHLFDGLDDLPYLQQTPGSANSENSGVEVSLLRITVNLWRGQVPFTVSALVEPNFSTETEASGSAPGDDSSDAPKTGATSEQDAIAYPFTILQVSEYTQGRPSSPPARYSALDIGEESDSF; from the coding sequence ATGAATGTAAACAGCAAGCAGAGGCAGGGAAAAACGTGGCGTGCAAGCGCGCTCGCACCAGTCCAGCGCCCAAGTGCGCGACAAATCCCGACACCAGCGCTCGCAAGCCAGCACCCCACTCCCCACTCCCCACTTCCCACTCCCCACTCTCGACGCAGCCGAGTCCTCGCCTCCCAGCGCCAGCAAGGAAGCGTGCTCATCGCCGTACTAGCGATCACACTGCTACTCTCATTCATCATCAGTCGCTTCATCGATGAAGCCATCGACGACCTGGAATACCGCGCCATTTTTAACGAGCCATCCGATGTTCGTTCCTTCACCTACAGCATGCTGGAGGTCGCCCTCGCCACGGTCTACGAAGTGGGCCTGATCGACGAGGGTAAACTCTTTGCCCCCGAACAAGGTTGGGCCGATCCGATCCACTATGCCGGCATCACCGTGCCCAACGGCTGGAGCGTCGATATTCAGATTCAAGACGAAAGTGGTAAGCTCCCCATCAATACCATGAGCGAAGACATGCTCAACAACATGCTGGAAGAAAGCTTCGATTTCGACTTTGGCACCGCTCGCGAACTCAGCAGTATGCTGCTCGACTGGATCGACGAAAACGACAGTCGCCGACTGAATGGCGCAGAATCGGACGACTACCTGCGACGCGATCCTCCCTACAGAGCAGCCAACGCGCCGCTACAAAGTCTCGAAGAATTACGCTTAATAGAGATCTGGGAAGACGAATTTTTCGACGAAGACGGCCAACCCAACGAACTCTTTGCCCAGCTCGACAGCATGGTCTCAGTGCTCCACACGGGCGCCGCCAACCTCAACAGCAGCCCGCAATCCGTGCTCGAACTACTCGCACAGCAAGATGGCTACGATGAAGACCACCTCTTCGACGGGCTGGACGACTTGCCCTACCTGCAACAAACACCCGGCTCCGCCAACAGCGAAAACAGCGGCGTCGAAGTCAGCCTACTCCGGATCACTGTCAATCTCTGGCGAGGGCAGGTCCCCTTTACCGTAAGCGCGCTCGTCGAGCCCAATTTCAGCACTGAAACTGAAGCCAGTGGCAGCGCCCCCGGCGACGACTCCTCAGACGCCCCCAAAACCGGAGCCACCAGCGAACAAGACGCCATCGCTTATCCTTTTACCATCCTACAAGTTTCCGAATACACCCAAGGTCGCCCAAGTAGTCCGCCAGCGCGCTATTCGGCACTAGACATCGGTGAAGAAAGCGATTCATTCTGA
- a CDS encoding PulJ/GspJ family protein: MSAKRSLQKVEVPPLGGCTGVAIEARPPKGGTPAPENRPTHCPRSTWSRGSRDHSHQRRAAFTLVEVLIAVAIFAMTSSVLMSAFVNALLARESAANYDLLNADIRAVRMQLLLEPNLEDAEDGDEYETLNCGEASWQAQITPTNVVDLFQVQFNIRFSQPPEGLPADYSEMLYLLRPTWSESDERSELLQDKREALQDSRGGF, encoded by the coding sequence ATGAGCGCAAAACGAAGCCTCCAAAAAGTTGAGGTCCCACCTTTAGGCGGCTGCACAGGAGTCGCCATAGAGGCGCGACCGCCAAAAGGCGGAACTCCAGCTCCAGAGAATCGCCCAACTCACTGCCCACGCTCCACTTGGTCTCGTGGTAGCCGAGACCACTCGCACCAACGGCGCGCCGCCTTCACACTAGTCGAAGTGCTGATCGCTGTTGCGATTTTTGCCATGACCAGCTCCGTGCTCATGTCAGCCTTCGTCAACGCTTTACTCGCCCGCGAAAGTGCCGCCAATTACGATCTGCTCAATGCCGACATACGCGCAGTGCGCATGCAGTTACTCCTCGAGCCCAACCTCGAAGATGCCGAAGACGGCGACGAATACGAAACCCTCAACTGCGGCGAGGCCTCATGGCAGGCACAAATCACTCCCACAAATGTAGTCGATCTCTTTCAAGTGCAGTTCAATATTCGCTTCAGCCAGCCCCCCGAAGGTTTGCCTGCCGACTACAGCGAAATGCTCTACCTGCTACGGCCGACCTGGTCGGAAAGCGACGAACGCTCCGAATTACTGCAGGACAAACGCGAAGCACTCCAAGACAGTCGGGGAGGCTTTTAA
- a CDS encoding pilus assembly FimT family protein, giving the protein MTLETGAASSHRSRAGFSLLEIILVFALIALASSVIIANFTTFLSFDDQNNPEDTLRAAIRSARFQAASERTVASLSFDKETGALIVSQGESFPLAAPFKDGSAEIRFYLVPPARGMADFPAAERSQLETKEVRFAPDRSSSPFVAEIDSGFGSPKRIIFDPFSSLVRSPK; this is encoded by the coding sequence ATGACATTGGAAACTGGAGCAGCCAGTAGCCACCGCTCACGAGCGGGCTTCAGCTTACTCGAGATCATTCTGGTCTTTGCCTTAATTGCGCTTGCCTCAAGCGTGATCATTGCGAATTTCACGACTTTCCTGAGCTTCGACGATCAAAACAATCCTGAAGACACACTGCGCGCCGCCATCCGCTCAGCCCGCTTTCAGGCAGCGAGCGAACGCACAGTCGCCAGCCTGAGCTTTGACAAGGAAACAGGCGCCTTGATCGTGAGCCAGGGAGAGAGTTTTCCACTCGCTGCACCCTTCAAAGACGGCAGCGCCGAAATACGCTTTTATTTAGTGCCCCCCGCACGCGGCATGGCCGATTTCCCCGCAGCCGAGCGCAGCCAGCTGGAAACCAAAGAAGTACGCTTCGCCCCCGATCGCAGCTCCAGCCCCTTTGTCGCTGAAATCGACAGCGGCTTCGGCAGTCCTAAGCGCATCATTTTCGACCCATTTTCCAGCTTAGTGAGGAGCCCGAAGTGA